The following are encoded in a window of Candidatus Stygibacter australis genomic DNA:
- a CDS encoding radical SAM protein, whose translation MAEIDQLLNCRMCPRNCGINRYQEIGYCRSGALLKINTWQKHFGEEPYISGMNGSGTIFFSSCNLSCVFCQNYQISQLNHGKEYTIAQTAEIMLELQSSGVHNINLVTPSHFSIQLIEVLQLARKKGLSIPVVWNTNSYEKVEILRELGGLVDIYLADFKYASNAAAEKLSQAKDYFSIATKAIREMYRQTGHIMLDEDNIAIKGLAIRMLVLPEDANGTEELLKWLADNIGNDVLLSLMSQYYPAWQADKYPETARSLSCSEYELAMELAEKYGFENCLVQELDPSVDWTPDFNQ comes from the coding sequence ATGGCGGAAATAGATCAACTGCTCAATTGCCGGATGTGCCCACGTAATTGTGGAATCAACCGCTATCAGGAAATTGGTTATTGCCGTTCCGGTGCCCTGCTCAAGATCAATACCTGGCAAAAACATTTTGGTGAAGAACCTTATATATCAGGCATGAATGGCAGCGGGACAATCTTCTTTTCCAGCTGTAATCTATCCTGTGTATTTTGCCAGAATTACCAGATCAGTCAACTCAATCATGGTAAAGAATATACTATAGCTCAAACGGCAGAGATCATGCTGGAACTTCAATCTTCTGGAGTTCATAATATCAATCTGGTTACTCCCAGTCATTTCAGTATTCAATTAATAGAAGTTTTGCAGCTTGCCAGAAAAAAGGGTTTGTCGATTCCAGTGGTCTGGAATACTAATTCCTATGAGAAAGTAGAGATATTAAGGGAATTAGGGGGACTGGTGGACATTTATCTGGCAGATTTCAAGTATGCATCCAATGCAGCGGCAGAGAAATTATCTCAAGCAAAGGATTATTTCAGTATTGCCACAAAGGCGATCAGGGAAATGTATCGTCAGACAGGTCATATTATGCTGGATGAAGATAATATAGCCATAAAGGGTCTGGCAATTCGGATGCTGGTTTTACCTGAAGATGCGAATGGCACTGAGGAACTCTTGAAATGGCTGGCTGATAATATAGGAAATGATGTATTGCTGAGCCTGATGTCACAATATTATCCTGCCTGGCAGGCAGATAAATATCCCGAAACTGCTCGCAGTCTGTCTTGTTCAGAATATGAACTGGCTATGGAGCTGGCAGAAAAATATGGTTTTGAAAATTGTTTGGTTCAGGAACTGGATCCATCGGTTGACTGGACTCCAGATTTCAATCAATGA